In a genomic window of Urocitellus parryii isolate mUroPar1 chromosome 11, mUroPar1.hap1, whole genome shotgun sequence:
- the Prxl2b gene encoding prostamide/prostaglandin F synthase, whose amino-acid sequence MSPVDLSRVGACVLKHAVTGEAVELRSLWQEQACVVAGLRRFGCMVCRWIARDLSNLQGVLDQHGVRLLGVGPETLGLQEFLDGGYFSGELYLDESKQFYKELGFKRYNSLSILPAALGKPVRDVAAKAKAVGIQGNLSGDLLQSGGLLVVSKGGDKVLLHFVQKSPGDYVPQESILQALGISAESFSSEPPQCDEEVCRR is encoded by the exons ATGAGTCCTGTGGACCTTTCCCGCGTGGGCGCCTGTGTCCTGAAACACGCAGTGACTGGGGAG GCCGTGGAGCTGCGGAGCCTGTGGCAGGAGCAGGCGTGCGTGGTGGCCGGGCTGCGGCGCTTCGGCTGCATGGTGTGCCGCTGGATCGCCCGGGACCTCAGCAACCTCCAGGGTGTCTTGGACCAGCATGGCGTGCGCCTGCTGGGCGTCGGGCCGGAGACCCTGGGCCTACAGGAGTTCCTGGACGGTGGTTACTTTTCCGGAG AGCTTTACCTGGATGAGAGCAAGCAGTTTTACAAGGAGCTGGGCTTTAAGCG GTACAATAGCTTGAGCATCCTTCCAGCTGCTCTGGGGAAGCCTGTGCGGGATGTCGCTGCCAAG GCCAAGGCTGTTGGCATCCAGGGGAACCTGTCTGGAGACCTGCTGCAGAGTGGAGGGCTGCTGGTAGTCAGCAAAG GTGGTGACAAAGTTCTGCTGCATTTTGTCCAGAAGTCCCCAGGTGATTATGTCCCCCAGGAGAGCATCCTGCAGGCTCTGGGCATCTCTGCAGAGTCCTTCTCCAGCGAACCCCCTCAG TGTGACGAGGAGGTGTGTAGGAGGTGA
- the Mmel1 gene encoding membrane metallo-endopeptidase-like 1, with the protein MGKSESPMGTERASPPAQKRRGFLEWALLLLVTAALVVLGILYSRGKQLPPLTSRLYFSQEETTTVKRKPRAIKESSPADVCTTSGCVMAAARILRNMDPTKEPCDDFYQYACGGWLRRHVIPETSSRYSVFDILRDELEVILKGVLEKSTDKDRPAVEKAKMLYRSCMNESVIEKRDSRPLLDVLETVGGWPVLMDKWNETKGPQWKLEQQLALMNAQFNRRVLIDLFIWNDDQNSSRHIIYVDQPTLGMPSREYYFSEGDSKKVREAYLQFMISVATMLRKDMKLPKDNKLVRKDMTQVLELETHLANATVPQEERHDVTALYHRMNLKDLQHKFSLKGFNWTLFIQSVLSSVKITLLPDEEVVVYGIPYLQNLEEIIHMYPPRTMQNYLVWRLVLDRISTLSQRFKDARGNYRKALYGTTVEEVRWQECVGYVNSNMESAVGSLYVKKAFSKDSKNMVKELINKVRAVFVETLDELNWMDEESKKKAQEKAMGIREQIGYPDYILEENKHLDEEYSSLNFSEDLYFENGLQNLKANAHRSLKKLREKVDQNLWIIGAAVVNAFYSPNRNQIVFPAGILQPPFFSKEQPQALNFGGIGMVIGHEITHGFDDNGRNFDKNGNMLDWWSNFSAWHFRQQSECMVYQYSNYTWDLADKQNVNGYSTLGENIADNGGVRQAYKAYLKWTKEGGKDQQLPGLKLTCDQLFFVNYAQVWCGSYRPEFAIQSIKTDVHSPLKYRVLGSLQNLAAFADTFHCTQGSLMHPKKRCRVW; encoded by the exons ATGGGGAAGTCGGAAAGCCCAATGGGGACGGAGAGAGCCAGCCCACCCGCGCAGAAGCGCAGAGGCTTCCTAGAGTGggcgctgctgctgctggtgacaGCAGCCCTGGTGGTCCTGGGCATCCTCTACAGCAGAG GGAAGCAGCTGCCCCCCTTGACTAGCCGGCTGTACTTCTCCCAGGAAGAGACGACCACCGTGAAACGAAAACCCCGAG CCATCAAAGAGTCCTCGCCTGCGGACGTCTGCACCACCTCGGGCTGCGTGATGGCAG CTGCTAGGATCCTGCGGAACATGGACCCAACCAAGGAGCCCTGTGACGACTTCTACCAGTACGCCTGCGGAGGCTGGCTGCGGCGTCACGTGATCCCCGAGACCAGCTCGCGGTACAGTGTCTTCGACATCCTGCGTGATGAGCTGGAGGTCATCCTCAAAG GTGTGCTGGAGAAGTCCACTGACAAGGACCGGCCCGCAGTGGAGAAGGCCAAGATGCTGTACCGCTCCTGCATGAACGAGA GCGTGATAGAGAAGCGAGACTCTCGGCCCCTGTTGGACGTCCTAGAGACCGTGGGAGGGTGGCCAGTGCTCATGGACAAATGGAATGAGACCAAAG GCCCCCAGTGGAAGCTGGAGCAGCAGCTGGCCCTGATGAACGCTCAGTTCAACAGGCGCGTGCTCATCGACCTCTTCATCTGGAACGACGACCAGAACTCCAGCCGCCACATCATCTAC GTAGACCAGCCCACCTTGGGCATGCCCTCCCGAGAGTACTACTTCAGCGAGGGTGACAGCAAGAAG GTGCGGGAAGCCTACCTGCAGTTCATGATATCGGTGGCCACCATGCTGCGGAAGGACATGAAGCTCCCCAAGGACAACAAGCTAGTGCGGAAGGACATGACGCAGGTGCTGGAACTGGAGACGCACCTGGCCAAC GCCACAGTGCCCCAGGAGGAGAGGCACGACGTCACGGCCCTGTACCACAGGATGAACCTGAAAGACCTCCAGCACAAGTTTTCCCTGAAG GGATTCAATTGGACTCTGTTCATACAATCCGTGCTGTCCTCGGTCAAGATCACGCTGCTGCCCGATGAGGAGGTGGTGGTCTATGGCATTCCTTACCTGCAGAACCTTGAAGAGATCATCCACATGTACCCTCCCag gaCCATGCAGAACTACCTGGTCTGGCGCCTGGTGCTGGATCGCATCAGCACCCTGAGCCAGCGATTCAAGGACGCTCGCGGGAACTATCGCAAG GCGCTGTACGGCACCACGGTGGAGGAGGTGCGCTGGCAGGAGTGCGTGGGCTACGTGAACAGCAACATGGAGAGCGCCGTGGGCTCCCTCTACGTCAAGAAGGCCTTCTCCAAGGACAGCAAGAACATG GTCAAAGAACTCATCAACAAGGTGCGGGCTGTGTTTGTGGAGACCCTGGATGAGCTGAACTGGATGGACGAGGAGTCTAAGAAGAAGGCCCAGGAGAAG GCCATGGGCATCCGGGAGCAGATCGGCTACCCAGACTACATCCTGGAGGAGAACAAGCACTTAGACGAGGAGTACTCCAGC CTGAACTTCTCAGAGGACCTGTACTTTGAGAATGGGTTGCAGAACCTCAAGGCCAATGCCCACAGGAGCCTCAAGAAGCTTCGGGAAAAGGTGGACCAGAATCT CTGGATCATCGGGGCTGCCGTGGTCAACGCATTCTACTCTCCAAACCGAAACCAGATTG TTTTCCCTGCTGGGATCCTCCAGCCACCCTTCTTCAGCAAGGAACAGCCGCAGGCCTTGAACTTCGGGGGCATCGGGATGGTGATTGGTCACGAGATCACACATGGCTTTGATGACAACG GCCGGAACTTCGACAAGAACGGCAACATGCTGGACTGGTGGAGCAACTTCTCGGCCTGGCACTTCCGGCAGCAGTCGGAGTGCATGGTCTACCAGTACAGCAACTACACCTGGGACCTGGCCGACAAGCAGAAC GTGAACGGATACAGCACCCTGGGGGAGAACATCGCGGACAACGGAGGAGTGCGGCAGGCGTACAAG GCTTACTTAAAGTGGACCAAGGAGGGCGGCAAGGACCAGCAGCTGCCAGGACTGAAGCTGACCTGCGATCAGCTCTTCTTCGTCAACTACGCCCAG GTGTGGTGCGGGTCCTACCGGCCTGAGTTTGCCATCCAGTCCATCAAGACTGACGTCCACAGTCCCCTGAAGTACAG GGTGCTGGGCTCATTGCAGAACCTGGCTGCCTTCGCTGACACCTTCCACTGCACCCAGGGGTCCCTCATGCACCCCAAGAAGCGATGCCGCGTCTGGTAG